The following nucleotide sequence is from Ochotona princeps isolate mOchPri1 chromosome 24, mOchPri1.hap1, whole genome shotgun sequence.
cagcagatctttctgtttccccttctctttgtatatctatctgcctttccaataaaaataaataaatcctaaaaaagaatTGAGAATGGGCCCTGTGCattggcctagtagctaaagttgccatgcatctgccaggatcccatatggtgctgggtCCCGTACTGGCTGTTTCacctccactccagctccctgcttgtggcctgagaaagcaatcgaggatgcccaaagccttgggactctgcacccccaaACCCCACCACCGTGAGAGCCCTGAAGAACCTCCTGACACCTGGTGTCCAATTGGCTAAGTTTcgactgttgcagctgcttgatgtgggaagatcttactctgtctcttcttctctttggtAAATTTGCGTTTCTAATaacaacaaatgaatctttaaaaaaacaaaaattgggcccagtgtggtggcctagtggctaaagtccttgccttgaacgcaccgggatcctatatgctcactggttctaatcccggcagctccacttcccatccagctccctgcttgtggcctggggaagcagtcgaggacagcccaaagccttgggactctgaacccaagtgggagacctggaggaaattcctggctcctggctttgggtcagcacagcaccagccgttgcactcacttgggaagtgaataatcggacggaaggtgttcctctctgtctctcctcctctctatatatatctgactttgtaataaaaataaataaaattttttaaaaaatgggcccagtagggtggcctagcggctaaagtcctcgccttaaatgcgccaggatcccatataggcaccgtttctaatcccagcagctccacttcccatccagctccctgcttgtggcctgggaaagcagtcgaggacggcccaatgcattgggatactgcacctgcgtgggagacctggaggaagttcctggctcctggcttcggatcgacgcagcaccgaccgttgcgctcacttgaggagtgaatcatcagatgaaagatcttcctctatctcttctcttctctgtatatctgactttgtaataaaaataaataaatcattagaaaaatgaaaaaaaaagaattaagggaTGGAGGTTGGCACTGTGTCACAGTGAGCCAAGCTGCTACTTGAGacgccaacatcctatatgggcactggtttgagtctcggtTGTGTCACTTCCCCTACAGCTCCTCCACTAACACACCTAGGAAAGTAGTTGAAAATGACCAAGTATTTGCTTGAACCCTTGCTATCCGtgtgcagccgtgtgggagatacagatggagttccaggatcagtctggcccaacccaggtCATTGcagcccccctctctctgctttccaagtaaataaatgtttgaaaacatCTGTTGGTcttggcgtggtggcctagcagcttaagtcctcaccttgaacatgccaggatcctatatgggcgcaggttctaatcccagcagctctacttcccatccaattccctgcttgtggcctgggaaagcagtcaaggatggcccaaagccttgggacccctggaagaagttcctggctcctggcttagaatcggcgcagcacaggccattgtggtcacgtggggagtcaatcaacggatggaagatcttcttctctgtctctgctcctctctgtatatctgactttgcaataaaaataaataaatctttcaaaaaaatttgtcaGGTAGCACATGACATTTAAGTGGCAGGTTTACTGCGTGGCACTGGCAATTCCAAGTCTATTGTGACCCACACACTCTCGATGAGTTAGGCTTCATaaatcccacttttttttttcccagaagaaaTGGGGAAATGGGCTAAGCCAATGCCCCAGAGTGATTTATCTAGGtgacagatacaggaaaggcCCTTGCAGCCTTCCTCCCAGTGCCTGCAGACAGCCGGGCGTCCTTGGCTCTTTGATTCCTACACCTGCATGCCAGTTTCTCCTGGCCCAATGAATACCTGAGAGTTGGGGCTGGCCTCTGGCCATGGCTGGGaggaaggtttattttattttatttttatcatgattacatggttgatcagggtgggaagaatcaaggTTTAAGGAAACTCCAGAACTcaatgtttccaaatttgctatttcttcttgttgtttctggggtaaggggagagaaaaggaggaagctaCACATGACTGATCAAACGTCCCAgttcagggatgaggaaccgccattTCATCCCAATGTGTCCATaatccgagggttctgcccaagtgctTTGGACAGTTCTGAGGTGCTGCCGATCTCACCGACCCCCCGGATGAtgccaccctcccaatgtccattggctgacatagtaagcCTCAAGTCTCCTCCATTcaccaagagtttttttttttgtaagaattatttatttttattgggaatgcaatgcagatatacacagaggaaggttcactccccaagcggccgcaacggctggagctgagcctatgtgaagccaggagccagaaatttctgagtctcccatgtaggtgcagggtcccaaggctttgggttgtcctcaactgctttcccaggacacaggcagggaactagatgggaagtatgactgctgggaccagaactggcacccatatgaaatcccagtgcgttcaaggccttgactttagccgctaggctaccgcactgggccctcactGAGATTTgctgctgtcatcatttgtttggggtagttgtccagtttgttctgttctctgctaTGGCATCCAATGAGCTGCCATGTGCTCCTTTTAcatcagggcctgtgtccactgctccaccttttccaCTAGGTAAGACAcgttcttgcaggtgagcccaaggccccaggccaggtGAGCCAAACCCTGCTGGATCCCCCACTGCCCGGGGCTCATGAACGTGGCACGTAGCAGGCAGGCCCCAAGACCCGGGCTGGGAGACCCGAGTCTGGAAgcaagattctttttttattattattcattaattacattgtattatgtgacacagtttcataggtacttggattctccccacccctccccaaaccctctcaccatggtggattcctccaccttgttgcataaccacagttcaagttcagttgagattcccccattgcaagcgtataccaaacacagagtccagcatcttattgtccagtcaagttcaacggcttcttaggtataccctctctggtttgaagacagagccagcagagtatcatcccgatcaattaaaagctccaacataccatcagtaaaaatttacatcattatggaattaattgacatagtaatgagtaaccaatatgttaaaaataaatactagttcctagccaccttctgtggaAGCAAGATTCTTAACATGCTCCTCTCATTGCTGACGATCAGTTTAAAGGTACAGAATAAAGAAGGCAAGTTGCCCTTTTATTCTgtgtctgctctctctctctgtctcgccagGAGGGCCCCTTCTCTTGGCCGAACTGTGGGGCCTTCCGAACGTGGCGGCACGCCACTTGACCTGCTTCCCGTGAGCCTCCGCGCTCCGCTGCGGCGCGTCCTCTCTACCCAGCAGCCCTCGCGCCGCCGGCTCAGGGGACACCAGGACTCCAAGATGGCGTCAGTCGGTGAGTGGGCGGCTGCGGCAGGATGGTGTGGAGCCCCAATACTGGAGCTAGAGTCGGGAATTCAGGGCCCAGAGCGGCCTCTGAGGGGACGATGCGGCGCCCTCTGCCCTTCGCTGTGCCTTTACGGAGCCGGCTGAGGCTCGCCGAGCGCGTGGCTGCAGGGTTCTGCGCCGTGTGACCTCGGCTTGGCCAGCGGCGGGTGCGGCTACGCAGGAGCTCGGGTCGGTGGGCTGCGGCGGGTCGCGCCCCTGGAGCTGGCCGTGCGCCCCCTTGGGCCACTGTCCCTCTCCGCGCCGAGGAGCGCCTGCTTTCCTCCCCGCTGCCCTTCAGGAGCTTTGCACTTGACCCTACGCGCAGCACGGGTCCGTACccaagctgcagctcctgctaagCCTCCGGAGTAGCTGACGTTTGCTACGGTGTCTGAGATCAGGGAAGGATCGGGGCATGCTTGTTAAACAGGTTTCTGGAGGGAAGGTGCCCTGGTCAAGGTCACAGCCCTAAAGGACTGAACTGGGATTCGAACCTGAGGCACTTGGTGAATGACGGCGACTTAGGGCCAGCAAGCCTTTCGGTGACACTGTGTGCACGCAGATTGTTTGGATAGGGAAAcagttctgttcttttttttttttttaagatgtatttatttttattgcaaattcagatggacagagaggagagacagagaggaagattttccatctgttgattcactccccaaatgaccacaatggtcaaaatgagccaatctgaagccaggagctttttgcgggtctcccatgtgggtgcaagttcccaaagctttgggccgtcctcgactgcttccccaggccacaagcagggagctggatgggaagtggagccgccgggattagaaccagtgccagtatggaatcccagcactagATCCTCACAGCAGCCTTGTTAGGCAGTCAGTGCCAGGAATGTCAGtcccattttaaaaagatgtttattttttattgggaaggcagatttacagatttaaggcgagagagacagaacaatcttccatctgctggttcatttcccaaatgaccatgaaaatgctggagctgaaccaatttaaAGTCAGGAGTCGGGGAGCTTCCTgtagatctcccacgcaggtgcagggtcccaaggctttgggccgtcctccactgcatttcccaggtcacaagcagggagctgcataggaagtggagcagccaggacatgaactggtgcccgaatggaatgcaggcactgcaggtggagaatcaGCATGCTATACCACTGTGTTAGGCcagtttctgctttcttcatctCAGGCTGGAGTCACAAAGAAGGAATTGAAAACAGTGACAGTGAAGTTATTTGCCCATCGGTATCGTGGGCACGAGTCTATTTCTCTTCTACTGTGATTGTGTTGTTGAAAGGAAACAGCATGGGAAAGAGAACAGGGTGGCATTGTGCCATGTTTAAGAGGGAGGAAGGTTGTGAAGAGCATTCTATATTAAAGTTAAACAGTTTAGTACCCAAGAGATAGTTGGAAAGTTGCCTGCTCCACAGCTGAGCACTCAGTGAGTGTGAACTTGTCATCTGAGCTTTTCCTCGGAACCTTTAGTTCAAGTCCCATTGGAGTCTGACCCACTCAGCATCCCTCCGATGAAACCAcagtttatttcttttaagtGCTAAGGACCACAGCACAGAAAGCAGCTAGTTCGTTAACAAAGAAAGTGAGAGGAATGTGGATTTTCAGCAGTAGATCGGATCAGGGTGTGCAGACTGTTGCCAGCGGGGCCACACACCCTGCCCTGTTTCTGTATGGCCATGAACTCCGAGTGGTTTTTATGTTGCTTTTGAAAAACTATGGGGGCCtgggcacggtggcctagtggctaaaagtcctcgccttgaatgcaccgggatcccatatgggcgctggttctaatcccggtgccctgcttcccatccagctccctgcttgtagcctgggaaagcagtcgaggatggcccagagccttgggaccctgcacctgtgtgcgagacctggTTTCagaagcactggccgttgcagttacctggggaatgaattatcggacggaagatcttcctttctgtctctcctcctctctttgtatctgactttgcaataaaaataaatcttaaaaaaaaaaaaagactatgggaaaaacaaacaagaaaagactATGGGAGCTGGTGCCGTGGTGTCAGTTTTGTGTGCTAAATTTGTGGTTCCTTCATCCCAAATAcatgctggtttgggtcccagctgctgcctttctgatccagtttcctgctaatgtgtctgacaGTGTGGTgaaaagttcttgggcccttgcactcacatgggaaaccaggaggaaattcctggctcctggcttttgaccagcccagctctggctgttgtggttattacgagaatgaatcagtgggtggtctctgttctccttctctgtaaatctgcctttcaaataaaaataaatcaatttttaatacAAAGCCTAAGTCTGTACTCCGTCCAGGTCAGTTGTTGGCTTCAGCATCTGGAGGCACTTGACATTTCCATGAAACTCCATAAAAAATGGGTAgtaggggcccggcacggtagcctagtggcttaagtccttgtgccaggatcacatatgggcagcagtttgtgtcccagctgttccacttcccgtccagctccctgcttgtggccttggaaagtggtggaggacggcccaaagccttgggaccctgcacccgtgtgggagacctggaagaagctcctggcttcagatcggctcagctccagctgttgcaaccttTTTTGGCGTGAGGGGGGACAGTGaatcagcatgtgcaagatctttctccttctagaaatacatacacacagagaaagatcttgcacatgctgattCGCTGCCCACATGGGCCAGTGCTGGGGCACTGGCTGAAGCTAGGTGGCAGGGCCCCCAAGTGCTTTGTCATTctttgctgctgtcccaggccgttagcagagacctggcccagaggtggagcagcctgaaaTCTAAGCTGCTCCCATACcggatgccagtggcagctttACTGGCTACGCCACAACTGTaggacccttttttttttttaaagattttattattatcggaaagccggatatacagagaggaggagagacagagagaaagatgttccatccgatgtttcactccccaagtgagccgcaacgggccggtatgcgccaatccgatgccgggaaccaggaacctcttccgggtctcccacgcgggtgcagggtcccaaagctttgggccgtcctcgactgctttcccaggccacaagcagggagctggatgggaagtggagctgccaggattagaaccggcgcccatatgggatcccagtgcgttcaaggcgaggactttagccgctaggccacgccgccgggcccgactgtAGGACTCTTAAAGTCGGAAAATCGTGTGTCCGCTCAAAACCTGTGGATGTTCCAGAGCAACTCCTGTTTGCCTCCAGGGGTCCAAGGCCGTCTTCCACTGTAAGAAATTCCCCGGATAAGTGCACCTCTGGGGTGGAGTGGTTCTCCACATAAAGCTaacagttttgttttgctttgcttgtaGATTCTTGTAGTTCAGTTTAAGAAAACACTCTTCAGAGTACAGAGATAGAAATGGGTATGAAAATAAATGTCAGCTTGTTAGCTTTTTTTCTTGTGTCACGCAACTTGCTAGGCCATGAACATGGTCATGTGTGTATAGAatgtttataaatgtttatatagTTTCTGGGAATATGAAAAAGTAGCCCCAGTGTTCcagaaatgacttttttttttttttttttggaacgaCCAACCTAAAATACTGTGATGTAAAACACAAATTTGTGTTGGGcgtttggcacagcaattaagacaCCACTTTACTAAGTGCTGTGTGCACAGTGCACAGCGTGCTGCCTGGTGTGTGTTAGGTTCACTGTATTTATTGATGGGGCTAGATGGAAGGTCTGTTGGACGCAGGCCACCAAAACAGTGTCCCTTAAACCATGCATGCAGATCAGGGGCTGACGCCTCCACCTGTCACTTGGGTCTTCTGGAAAAGCACCAgcccatttttgtgtgtgtgtgtttttttttccccatgtccATTTATGTACTTGAGAGAGAAGTtggcagggctggcattgtggtgtagtcgtttaagcctccacctgcagcaccagcatccagtatgggcacggATTCAAATGCCAACTGtgtcacttccatccagctccctgctaatgcacctgggaaagcagcagaggatggttcaagtccttgggactctgcacccatgtgcgagacccagaagcagctcccgaGATCAGACAGGCCTGTTCTGCCCACTATGGCCATCTGGAAAATCTCTCTAGCTGTcctatctctgtaactgcctttgtaataaaaataaataaatctttaagaagaaattgATCGGGCCTggcatcgtggcctagcggctaaagtcctcgccttgaccacgccccaggatcccatattggcgccggttctaatcccggcggctccacttcccatccagctccctgcttgtggcctgggagggcagtcgaggacggcccaaggctttgggaccctgcacccgcgtgggagacccggaagaggttcctggttcctggcttcggatcggtgcagcactggctgttgcgcctcacttggggagtgaatcatcggacggaggatctttctctctgtctctcctcctctgtgtatatctgactttgtaattaaaaaaaaaaaaagaagaagaagaagaaattgatcTTGGCAGTGAAGACAGGATACCATTCCTTCCTTCCAGACACTTCCTCGTCAGTCTTCTTTGATTTCCTTTAGGGCCCAGAGACAAGAACAGATATGGCCTCTTCCGTGGACCTTCCTGTCGTTCGTCCCAGGAGTCTCACTGGGACAAAGGTCTGGGGCCCAGTGCATCACTTGGAAAGGTGTTTATGAAGTCATTTTGACTTGGAACTGTATCTgctctctctcctatctctgtgAACTGTTAGTCCCTCTGGTCTTGTAGGATACTTGCTCGGCTGGCGAATCTGGGGAGGTCAGCACCGTGTGAACCCAGATGCTGGCATTCTGTCCCCGTAAACAAGTGCACTCCCAACAGTGAGACACTTGAGGGCACAGCCCCTCCCATATTTTGTCCAGACACAAATTGCCGGGACTTGAATAGGCCTGCCTTCTGTATGGCATcaagggaagagggtcctctcaGTAGGCTGCACGTGCCTGACGTTGGCCAAGTTGCCCACCTGCTCATGACGATACAATGAAGTGTGAATTTTGTGGTAATTTGTACTGTCCCCCGCTTCATGGCTTTCTTCCTTGCAGCACTGGGATTATTATTTTCAGCAAGCTCCTGTTCAGACACCCTGCTGCTTAGTAAAGCTGCCAGTGCAGCCGGTGCCTGATTCAGGGTTAAAACCATGGCATCCATGTGCAGCCCCTGTGTGATGACATGCTGTGCCTTTATTGGAGAGTTGAATAGTGACATATAAAGGGAGGCTATTTTTTCAGTGCATGTTTTTCATTCTGATTTGTTCAGTGCCACTGAAGGACAAGAAACTTATGGATGTCAGGCTCACAGAGCTGCCAAGCTGGATCCTGATGCGGGATTTCACGCCTAAAGGCATCGGCGGAGCGTTTCAAAGAGGTCAGAGCCTTCTGCATGTGTGTGAACAAAAGCAGACTGCTGCTGTGAGTTAATTTGGGCTTGTCTCAGTACATCCTGTAGAGGACAGGGAGGCACTGCTAGCCCTTTGCCTTCAGTGGTCAGCCCCACCCAAACAGCTGGGTGATAGTGAGCCCAGGAAACAGCTTCTATCGCTTGGAATTGGCACCACTGCCTCCATGTTAAAGAAATACCAGTGAGTGTTCTTACACCTAAGCTTCTTTAAGGGAAGCGTTCGAACCATAATTTGCAACAGCTTTCCAATCTGTGCATTTGGCTTGTGGGTCATGTCTTTCCAGAATAAAGACTCAGTCACCCCTGAGGGTTCCATCCAGGTTTTCTAGTTCTGGCTGTCCTGTGACTCTTTGGTGCACCTCCTTACCTCCGACCTAAAGGCCACCCTCAGAAAGCTCTGCCCAGCCACCCCTTTTATATCAGGGAGGTGAGTAGGGCCTGTTCACGCCCAGAGTCCACTGGAACTGCACATCTGCCATCATTACCTTCTTTGTCACCTGTGAACTGAGGGCAGactatccccccccccccagtgggcTTCTGCATGAAGTCAAATACCCAGTTTAGAGGAGCGTGTGGACgccttcctcctccccagggccctggctgACCCAGCTGGCCATGACCAAATGGCCCTTTTTAGAATGGGTTAGACTCTGGGTCAGAGTTAGGGAAAGGGCTGGAGGTAGGTAACTGGCAAGCAGAGCTAACAGCACAAGGGCAAGGTCAGAGGACAGCAGaatcgggctgggccagggtatGGGTTTGGAATTGGGTGATGAGCACCAGTGACCCGCAAGGCCATTTGTGTTTCTCCCCGTCGCCCAGCGAGCCAGCAAGGTCCAGGGCCTCCCTGAATCTCAGCCAGCCTCCTGTGCACTATGAGAGGCTGCTAGCGCAGCAGAGCAGTGAGCGCCTCCCTGTTCGCAGGCTACTACCGGTATTACAACAAGTACATCAACGTGAAGAAGGGGAGCATCGCCGGCGTGAACATGGTGCTGGCAGGCTACGTGCTCTTCAGCTACTGCCTTTCCTACAAGGAACTCAGTGAGTGCCTCGTGCCATCTTGCCTTCAGTGTCCCCTAAGAGGGTGGGCTGGGCTAGCTGCCATCTCCTGGCAGCCGAGGGGACCATTATGATGTTCCTTATCTACACTTCACCTGAAAAGAACTGAAGGGACTTACCAGAATACAGTATCTGGGACAATGTTCAAAGTGAGAAAATTGTGGTAGAGGAGACAGGAAAAACAGGGTGAAGCCAAAGTAAGGAAGCATGCCGCAAGGGACTGCAGGCTATGCTTTGGCTTGATCACTGAATGTCCTGCAGAGACATAGGTTGAGGGGACCATTTGCTGGCTGGATTTCCTGGGCTGTCACTGGAgtgtccacccccttccagttgaCTGTGCCAGGGCAGTTGCTGCCTCTGGAGAGGCCAGCCAGCGAATAGGGggcttccaaggtgcattagtatCCCTATTCTGGCAGGTGGGGTCTGGATCTCCTAAAACGCATTCCTGGGACTTGTGTGATTTTCTCACTGCTGTTTTTTGCTTTCactgaaatacattttaagagaCTCACCATTTTGCTTCCTGACTTCAGAACATGAACGGCGGCGCAAGTACCACTGAAGAGGCCACTGTGGAGGACGACCCTGTATTCCTGACCTGGCCTTCCTGGCCCCTCCGTGAGGAACGCCATTGTCACTGGAATCCTTTCATACCATAACAGATCTAACGGCCAATAAAGATGATGGGTGTGTGTGCTGCTTGCCTGGTGTGGCTGTCACTGTGGGCCCGAGGTTCCCACTGCAATGCGGGTGTGTGGGGGTCAGCAGACAGTGCCAGGGCCTTGCTTGACTCATGAAGCCTCAGCAAGCCCCTCATACTATGTGGGAGTTCAAGCTCATTAGGGCACTCAGGTTTCAAAAATGCCTAGAAGTCTGCTCCTGGCCATGGTTTTGTGGGCTCTTTGGCCTTTACTTAGTTAAACGGTGGAATAAAGCAGAGTTTCTGTGCTCCTGAGTCTAAGCTCCGACCAGGACAAAGGCCTTTCCTGGCAGCATCATTTCCCTTTAGGAAATTCATACTTGTTGACAGGGACAAGAAAATGCTGCCACCACAGCTTGTGGCAGGCAGCTAGCAAAGCTGGCGTTAAAGTCTTCTTGGCATGGCACCCCTGAAGTAATGAGACAGTTTAAAAAACAAGCTTTAATCAACATCATAAAAATTGTTCCTGTAATTGAACTCGGATAGGCCCACTTGCCCAGCAGGCTACGGGTGATGGTTTCACATTTCAGGCTCGGGGGCAGGGCGTCTCCTCTGCATGCCGCAGGTGTCTGAGCGGCAGCAGCCACTGGATGGGCAGGAGGTAGGTGCAGATGGGCTAGGTCAGCTATGTAAAGAGCAGTCCACAGCTCCAGCTGAAGGTGCCCCACCAGAAACTGAGCCCTTTAGCGCCTCACCTGAGAGCCCATGTTCCTTGAGCACTTGCATCTTgtagcagagccaggctgaggctgcaAGGGCACTGGGCCTGCTGTGGAGGACTCCCTTGTTTAAATCACCTCGATAGGCACAGCTTCAGGGTTCAGCAGGACACCAGGGAAGCAGGTGTGGCCTGGCTACCCATCAGTCCCCAAAGTCACCAGGAGCTGGTGTTTCAGGAGGCACTGAGGGAAAGGTCATCTTCCCCATAACGCTGTGGAACTCAAGCCTTGGCAACTCTGCAGGTGTCAGGGAACCCCAGAAAGGAGGTCTAGACAAACATGATGGCGACTTTAGGGGACCCAACTGAAGCACgtgctcctttaaaaaaattaattacagcaAAATGATAGGGAATGAAATGCATGGCCTCTCGGGACGATGATCCCCAATGCCTGCCTGCCAGCTCTAGCCAGGATCACACCACCACTGCACCAACAGTGGAATGCACGCTCCCAACCATGGGGCCCCTTGGGCTGTTCTGagctggctccagctgctgtcaCTGTCCACTGAGGAAGGCCAAGTGCCCTTTGGTGCATCTGTTGGCGTAGTGTCCTTTTTCACCACACTGGGAAcagcaggaggggaaggaggagacaaAACAACATATCATTTTTGAATGTACTTTTCAACTAAGGCAGCACCCACCAAACACGCCTGGGGACAGGGCTCCAAGGATCTTGGCTTTTAAGTACAAGGGACAGGCAGGTAAGCACAGTCCAGTGGCACAGAAACTGCAGCTGCATCTGAGCAGATGAAAAGAACAAGGCTATCCAAGAGGACAGCACCCAGCCTCACCTATGCTGAACGCTGGACATGAAGAGTTGGCATGGCAGGCCAGTCACTTACCTCTGGGGCTCTCtggcaggagacaggagaggtACCAAGTGGAGGAAGCCAGCAGGTGCCCTCCCCAACATGGGGTGCTGTTGCTGTGTGCAGAAGTGACTATACCTGCATTTTTACCTCCAGGTTCTTGGACATCTGTCTAAGCGACTCTGGGAAATTTTTGGTGTAACAGATGTGGCACCAGCCCTGATTTAAGCCTGCCTGTTTATTCTGGCTCTTCTCCAGCTTCTCTTAATTTGGGAA
It contains:
- the ATP5MF gene encoding ATP synthase subunit f, mitochondrial, yielding MASVVPLKDKKLMDVRLTELPSWILMRDFTPKGIGGAFQRGYYRYYNKYINVKKGSIAGVNMVLAGYVLFSYCLSYKELKHERRRKYH